From Candidatus Cloacimonadota bacterium, a single genomic window includes:
- a CDS encoding DUF3393 domain-containing protein, whose product MMKAIILTLILTLTFSAGLFSQTDMDEFEKYAQQQEQEFQNYQMQQDSMFIQYKDQIEKE is encoded by the coding sequence ATGATGAAAGCAATTATTTTAACATTGATTTTAACTCTGACGTTTTCTGCCGGTTTATTTTCCCAAACCGATATGGATGAGTTTGAAAAATATGCTCAGCAACAGGAACAGGAATTTCAAAATTATCAGATGCAGCAAGATTCTATGTTTATTCAATATAAGGATCAGATTGAGAAAGAGT
- a CDS encoding PTS sugar transporter subunit IIA codes for MIDFSIFSQFFHRESALINNSNTLLVLAVILITGYIFTKIGEKLKIPTVTAQIIGGIVIGHYVLFIFPEQSYISFKPITNFALGFIGLLIGSHLNFWKLHNAGKRILSIALTDVVLTPIIVFISLKYVAHLSWEISLILSTISIATAPGSILHIIREKRAKGIFSKTLLAVVALNNVLTILIFYVAYYFIFYRRNISDLNIFYTLCKPLLLLLESIVIGGIVGFVVIYFSKKKKIQISFLSLVVLAIVVITGESELLHISGILPSLILGIVLTNFSHQQKTFFGAFKHIEKEVFTLFFVLAGTHLNFGAIKYAGYTGAIFIFARLIGKTVAPTLGATLAGSTQNIRKHIGFALYPIAGVAIGLVLLVNNSELFPIFASQLTAIVLTAVVVNELIGPILTGKAIKLAGEEHKDRIRLMDFVQEEFIKINLEAENKWDALNEMVIFMYKTHKIREISLKELQKSITKREKEISTGIGGNLAIPHAIIDEGPNIRGVIGVSQAGIPFDSIDEKPVHIIFLIATPRAYYDTYHLQMLANIAKIFGLHPNIKEKIIQAESPEEVFAIFQAEEVEKLNPFFED; via the coding sequence ATGATAGATTTTTCCATCTTCAGCCAATTTTTTCATAGAGAATCCGCCTTGATAAATAACAGTAACACATTATTGGTTCTTGCGGTTATACTAATTACCGGATACATTTTTACAAAAATCGGGGAAAAGTTAAAAATCCCAACGGTTACTGCTCAAATCATCGGGGGAATAGTTATCGGGCATTATGTTTTATTTATCTTTCCGGAACAATCGTATATTAGTTTCAAGCCAATTACAAATTTTGCACTTGGATTCATCGGCTTATTGATCGGTAGCCATCTGAATTTTTGGAAATTGCATAATGCCGGTAAGCGTATTTTAAGTATTGCTTTGACTGATGTTGTTCTCACACCGATCATCGTTTTTATCTCCCTAAAATACGTTGCACATCTATCATGGGAAATATCTCTTATCCTTTCCACTATCTCGATTGCAACTGCTCCGGGTTCCATTTTACATATTATTAGGGAGAAAAGAGCGAAGGGGATATTTTCCAAAACTCTTCTCGCAGTCGTTGCCCTGAACAATGTTTTGACTATTTTGATCTTTTATGTAGCATATTATTTCATTTTTTATCGGAGAAATATTTCTGATTTGAATATTTTTTATACTCTTTGTAAGCCTTTACTTTTATTGCTTGAGTCCATAGTTATTGGCGGAATAGTTGGATTCGTTGTAATTTATTTCTCAAAAAAGAAAAAGATTCAAATCTCATTTCTTTCTCTTGTTGTTCTTGCGATTGTCGTGATTACCGGAGAATCCGAACTCCTTCATATTTCAGGAATACTGCCGAGTCTTATTTTGGGAATTGTTCTCACGAATTTTTCACACCAGCAAAAAACATTTTTCGGAGCGTTCAAGCATATTGAAAAAGAGGTGTTTACATTATTTTTTGTCCTAGCCGGAACGCATTTGAATTTTGGTGCGATCAAATATGCAGGTTATACCGGAGCAATTTTTATTTTTGCGAGACTGATCGGCAAAACTGTTGCCCCGACTCTTGGTGCTACTTTGGCTGGTTCAACTCAAAATATTCGAAAACACATCGGATTCGCATTATATCCCATTGCCGGGGTAGCTATCGGTCTTGTTCTCTTAGTTAATAACAGCGAACTGTTTCCGATTTTTGCTTCTCAACTAACTGCTATTGTGCTAACTGCGGTAGTTGTGAACGAACTGATTGGTCCGATACTTACCGGAAAAGCAATAAAATTGGCTGGAGAGGAACATAAAGATAGAATCCGTTTGATGGATTTCGTGCAAGAAGAATTTATTAAAATTAATCTCGAAGCAGAAAATAAATGGGATGCCCTCAATGAAATGGTAATTTTCATGTATAAAACTCACAAGATACGCGAAATATCTTTGAAAGAATTACAGAAGTCAATAACAAAAAGGGAAAAAGAAATTTCTACAGGAATCGGAGGAAATTTAGCTATTCCGCATGCGATAATTGATGAAGGACCGAACATACGCGGCGTAATCGGTGTTTCCCAAGCAGGGATTCCATTCGATTCAATTGATGAAAAACCTGTCCACATTATCTTCCTCATCGCTACTCCAAGAGCATATTACGATACTTATCATTTGCAAATGCTCGCGAATATTGCAAAAATTTTTGGCCTTCACCCAAATATCAAAGAAAAAATTATTCAAGCTGAATCACCTGAAGAAGTTTTTGCTATCTTTCAAGCCGAAGAAGTAGAAAAATTGAATCCTTTTTTTGAGGACTGA
- a CDS encoding PTS sugar transporter subunit IIA gives MELKDKLSQKMCVVELQSKRKKDVVHELVSIMKDSKMFSKFSEEQLFNAFMEREEVGSTGLGGGIAIPHTKLKGIDDFLVLVAISKKGVNFEAADKKKVHIFFALIGPSNKPNEYLQLLSKIARFLKNKKMYYDLLNAKTPEVIYETIVMETSKEKTVENKIEKKKLLLIVLYEEKFLEDILELFIEVGVKGSTVIDSIGMGGILTKVPLFADFTNFLGENKNYSKTILALINESKLKQIVNGVEEIMGNLNKHRGAAILSLDVDFFKGTMEFM, from the coding sequence ATGGAACTTAAAGATAAATTATCACAAAAAATGTGTGTGGTTGAATTACAATCAAAAAGAAAAAAAGATGTTGTGCACGAATTGGTTTCTATTATGAAAGATTCCAAGATGTTTTCAAAATTTAGCGAAGAGCAACTTTTTAATGCTTTTATGGAACGTGAAGAAGTAGGTAGTACGGGCTTGGGCGGAGGGATTGCCATCCCACATACAAAGCTCAAGGGGATTGATGATTTTTTGGTGCTCGTGGCAATATCCAAAAAGGGAGTTAACTTTGAGGCTGCCGATAAAAAAAAAGTACACATCTTTTTTGCACTCATCGGTCCGAGTAACAAACCAAATGAATATCTGCAATTGCTTTCCAAGATTGCTCGGTTTCTGAAAAATAAAAAAATGTACTATGATTTGCTTAACGCAAAAACTCCGGAAGTGATTTACGAAACGATTGTTATGGAAACTTCCAAAGAGAAGACAGTTGAGAATAAAATTGAAAAAAAGAAATTGTTATTGATTGTTTTATATGAAGAGAAATTCCTCGAAGATATTCTGGAACTTTTTATTGAAGTCGGAGTAAAAGGATCGACTGTGATTGATTCCATCGGCATGGGAGGGATATTGACAAAAGTTCCTCTTTTTGCGGATTTTACAAATTTTCTTGGTGAAAATAAAAATTATAGTAAAACGATTCTTGCTCTTATCAACGAATCGAAACTAAAACAAATTGTGAACGGTGTGGAAGAAATTATGGGCAATCTGAACAAACACAGGGGAGCAGCAATTTTGAGTCTGGACGTTGATTTCTTTAAAGGGACTATGGAATTTATGTGA